A part of Carettochelys insculpta isolate YL-2023 chromosome 1, ASM3395843v1, whole genome shotgun sequence genomic DNA contains:
- the LOC142001989 gene encoding olfactory receptor 52E4-like — translation MVDFNTTNFISPSTFILLGIPGLETVHVWISLPFCAMYVIAILGNFTILFIVRTEPSLHEPMYYFLCMLGVSDLVLSTSILPKMMSIFWFKYREISFSACLTQMYFLHFSSLMGSGIFVAMAFDRYVAICNPLRHSTVLTNHVVAVIGLAMMLRGGILSLPFPFLARQWPYCRTNIIPHTYCEHIAVVKLACADIRVGDYYGLFLTLFVLGLDIFFIAMSYVQILRAIFSLPTKDARIKTFGTCGSHLCVILVAYIPVLFSVFTHRFGHNVPLHVHILIANVYLLVPPMLHPIVYGVRTKQIRSRLLQLVPQKGL, via the exons ATGGTGGATTTCAA TACAACTAATTTCAtcagcccctccaccttcattctgctgggcattcctggcctggagaCAGTACATGTCTggatctctctccccttctgtgcgATGTATGTAATAGCCATCTTGGGGAACTTCACCATCCTGTTCATCGTGAGGACAGAGCCAAGCCTCCATGaacccatgtactatttcctctgcatgctgggagTCAGTGACCTGGTCCTCTCCACGTCCATCCTGCCTAAAATGatgagcatcttctggttcaaaTATAGGGAGATATCTTTTAGTGCCTGCCTCACCCAAATGTACTTCCTTCACTTTTCCTCATTGATGGGGTCTGGGATAtttgtggccatggcttttgatcgctacgtggccatatgcaATCCTCTGAGACATTCCACTGTCCTGACAAACCATGTTGTAGCCGTGATCGGCCTAGCCATGATGCTGCGTGGGGGCATCCTGTCACTGCCCTTTCCCTTCCTGGCAAGGCAgtggccatattgcagaaccaacatcatcccGCACACGTACTGTGAACACATAGCTGTGGTGAAGCTGGCTTGTGCTGACATCCGCGTGGGTGATTACTATGGTCTCTTTCTGACACTCTTTGTGCTTGGTCTTGATATATTTTTTATTGCTATGTCCTATGtccagatcctcagggccatcttcaGCCTCCCCACCAAGGACGCCCGGATCAAGACTTTTGGGACTTGTGGCTCCCACCTCTGTGTCATTTTAGTCGCCTACATCCcagttctgttctctgtcttCACACACCGATTTGGACATAATGTGCCTCTGCATGTCCATATTCTCATTGCTAATGTGTACCTCCTggtgccccccatgctgcacccaaTTGTCTATGGGGTGAGGACCAAACAGATCCGCAGCAGGCTGCTCCAGCTTGTTCCTCAGAAAGGGCTGTGA
- the LOC142001987 gene encoding olfactory receptor 52M1-like: MSHSNETIFTNPSTFILLGIPGLEAAHVWISIPFSIIYAIALFGNFAILFIVKTEPSLHEPMFYFLCMLAVTDLVLSTTTLPKMLSIFWFSSREIDFSACLTQLYFISCYIVMESGVFVAMAFDRYVAICDPLRHSIFLTKHKVAKIGLVAALRGSILVMPYPILARQRPYCRTNIIPHTYCEHMAVVKLACTDISISSYYGLFVLLSVHGLDVIFIAISYAQILRAIFSLPTKDARLKTFGTCSSHFCAILAFYIPMIFTSLIHRFGKNVPLHFHILTANIYLLVPPMLNPIIYGVRTKQIRGRLLWLFTHKRS; encoded by the coding sequence ATGTCACATTCCAACGAAACTATCTTCACCAACCCCTCCACTTTCATCCTACTAGGGATTCCAGGCCTGGAGGCAGCACATGTATGGATCTCCATCCCATTCTCTATCATTTATGCTATAGCCCTCTTTGGGAACTTTGCCATCCTGTTCATTGTGAAGACAGagccaagcctccatgagcccatgttctatttcctctgcatgctggctgtcacCGACCTGGTCCTGTCTACAACCACGCTTCCCAAAATGttgagcatcttctggttcagTTCCAGGGAGATCGATTtcagtgcctgcctcacccagttgTACTTCATTTCCTGTTACATAGTAATGGAGTCTGGGGtctttgtggccatggcttttgatcgctatgtggccatctgtgaTCCCCTGAGACATTCTATTTTCCTTACAAAGCATAAGGTGGCAAAGATTGGTCTGGTCGCAGCTCTGCGTGGCAGCATCCTCGTAATGCCCTATCCCATCCTGGCAAGGCAGCggccatattgcagaaccaacatcatccccCACACATACTGTGAACACATGGCTGTGGTGAAGTTGGCCTGCACGGACATCAGCATCAGTAGTTACTATGGGCTATTTGTGTTACTCTCTGTACATGGCCTGGATGTGATTTTTATTGCCATTTCCTATGCCCAGATCCTTAGGGCTATTTTCAGCCTCCCCACAAAGGATGCCCGGCTCAAGACTTTTGGGACCTGTAGCTCCCACTTCTGTGCTATCTTAGCCTTTTACATCCCAATGATCTTCACCTCCCTCATTCACCGCTTTGGCAAAAATGTGCCTCTGCATTTCCACATTCTCACTGCCAACATTTACCTGCTAGTGCCCCccatgctaaaccccatcatctacgGGGTGAGGACAAAGCAAATCCGGGGCAGGCTGCTCTGGCTGTTTACTCATAAAAGATCCTGA